CAACCTAGCTTGGTAGGTAGCTCTATATTTGAAATATAAAGGATATATTCTCCTCAGGCTGTGTACCTTGAAGTATTTTTATAGTTAGTGTGCCTCTTTTCTATAAAAAGTTTGAGCGCACTCGGTTTATATAGACCTTTACTGCAAAAGCTACCATGCAACTATGTTCCTCTAGATGCCTGGCCTTTCATCATAACCTCTTTTGCAAAACACCATATAGAAGATGCATCATATTAtgttatataaattatttagtACTTCACAAGTTTTAAGCTTCCCTTTGGCAATGATGCATACAATTAAAATTGTCGTATACACCCATTTATGTACATTAATTTATATAGTACACACACATAACTGATATgagatatttttttaatttcaggcatggcaaacaaaaaaattatatatactcATACCTCGCAACTCTCGTTTTGTGGAGGCAAAAAGAAAATGATCCTTTGGATTTGTGTTCAATGCTATATATAATGGCAGGGAAACAAACAAAAGCACCTACATCGAAATATCCTTGGCTTGCCAAGCTGAAGATTATCTCCATATTAATTATCTTATCTCATGTGTGTTTATTTCTTCTATCTAGAGACTTAATTTGGGTTTTATTCGGCCTATAGACACTGAACAAATTATAATGATGTTTAAAGTAAAATCTTGAGCTATGTTTGGATATCAGTTAAATTAATTACTCAACCCgcaattcaaaacaaaaagtgTTTGAATTCTTTTTATAAAGTAAAATGAATATTAGTTCACATTACGCTCAACTAATGTCTCAATATTCTGTGTGGCAGCtagtaatttttaatttttgccATAACTTAATTTGCTTCAAGTTGGGCAAGGCATAGCATAATGGCGACAAAAGAGACTTCAGGCAGGAACATTATGATTAACTATCTATAAAGGGACAAAACTGCCAAACCTATATATAGGGGCATTATACATGCCAAATTAAATATGAAACTATAAAGAAGCATAATATTTCATTCACACTTATTTTTCGCTCATATGAGAGTGAGATAGTGAGAGATGGGAAAGAAATGAGTgacatgaaaaaaatataaaaaaaataagaataaataatAAGTGAAAATAAGGTGGAAAAGTAAAATGAGTGTAAATAAAGCATTATTCATTACTAAATAACAAAATGTAGTCATTCATATTTCAACCAAAACAACAATCTCCCAACATCAGTCTACATATTGAGTGAATCTGTCTGATTGTCTCCCTTAGCTCCTATCTAGTATACTTGATTGCATGTTTAGAAATATAAACATATATTTCTTTGAAATCAattatattagaaattgggaaaCCTGGATTGAACAGAccggaacgtgggatcaacaacgggtggcccaaatatgggtggtctccacaacaaattgatataggatagactctgataccatattagaaattgggaggcctatactcaaccacaaaatttagctcaagagttgaggtttgcaatacccttataaagcttatcttggctctatctctagccaatgtgggaccaGACTgaaacgtgggatcaacaacgggtggcccaaatatgggtggtctccacaacaaatggatctaggatagactctgataccatattagaaattggaagacctatactcaaccacaaaagctagcttaagagttgaggtttgcactacccttataaagcttatcttggctctatttctagccaatgtgggacttctaacaaattATACGATTCAGAAGCTGGCTATATAAGTTTctcttcaaaattgattttggtctcAAAATCAACTCTACAAAGATTTCAGAAGTATACTGAATTACAATGTCCTGCAAGAGGTGCTAGCTGAATTAGTAAGAACTCCATCATCAATGTTCCTTCTAGCTATTCTTTTCACGTATGTGATTATTACATTTTCATGCTTTTCACTATCCAGAAAGAAATTATGGTTTTGTGTGTGAAAAATATGGCACACCAGACCTGAAGGAAGCTAATGAGCGCGGCTGAGGAAAAAAAAGTTCATGAGCAGCAGtggctgatgatgatggtggagCCATAGTTGCACCATCATGGCTGTGGATTGTGGTAAGATTGAGATTTTGATGCTGATCAAGAGGGCTAGCATTAAGGCTTTGTTGTTCAGGGCCTTGATCATAAAGAATCCCACTAAATCTATGTCCTCCAATGTTCACAGATGTTTGATAGGCCATTTCATTAACCGAGTCATCCATGGATCGCACGCGAACACTGCTGAATACCGCCATGGAACTCATAGCTTCTGGAAATTTCAACTCCTCTAAACCTGAAAAATAGACTAATCACCTCGATTAGTATGTTTTGTTTCACATTGAAATCATGTGGAATCACTTCTGGTGATTAGAAATAAAAAGTCTTTAGCTTCTGAGTAGACGCGTTATGGATTATATGCAAATCGTGAAACAAAACATTCACTGTGTAGTGTTAATTTATGAGTTAGGTAACATTTGGGGGAGGGAAAAAAAGAGTTGTAGTTCTGAAACCAGATTGAAGTTTGAGCTGAAACTTGAAAGATGAAAATAAACATcatttataagttataactatAAGTATCTGCTTATGTATATGATTATGATGGTGTTTTTCAGACATAGAACAATAGTAGCAGAATGGAAGCATAGTTAGCTATAGTTAGTGCTATTATGTATATGGTATTGGTAGGACActaattttggaaaaaaataacatGTAATGGAGAAATGTAAAGTACTTGTAAATGGGTTCTGGTTGTGGCTTTGAGGGATATCTTCATGAAGGTGGTGTGGATTATTAGTTGTGGGAGGTGGTTGATGCTCCATTAATCGGTGGCGCCTTCTATCGACAGGAATCCAAGTGCTTCTAACATGGGTTTGGCACTGAAAACCTTTGTTGTTGCAGCAAGTTCTGCACCTTGAGTATGCACAACCCTTCTTGGCTTGGTTCCCACACTCTTGACATCTTGATCCCTTTAC
This portion of the Lotus japonicus ecotype B-129 chromosome 3, LjGifu_v1.2 genome encodes:
- the LOC130743051 gene encoding protein SHI RELATED SEQUENCE 3 isoform X1 is translated as MSMMLGQEVKGSRCQECGNQAKKGCAYSRCRTCCNNKGFQCQTHVRSTWIPVDRRRHRLMEHQPPPTTNNPHHLHEDIPQSHNQNPFTIYFSGLEELKFPEAMSSMAVFSSVRVRSMDDSVNEMAYQTSVNIGGHRFSGILYDQGPEQQSLNASPLDQHQNLNLTTIHSHDGATMAPPSSSATAAHELFFPQPRSLASFRSGVPYFSHTKP
- the LOC130743051 gene encoding protein SHI RELATED SEQUENCE 3 isoform X2, which gives rise to MSMMLGQEVKGSRCQECGNQAKKGCAYSRCRTCCNNKGFQCQTHVRSTWIPVDRRRHRLMEHQPPPTTNNPHHLHEDIPQSHNQNPFTSLEELKFPEAMSSMAVFSSVRVRSMDDSVNEMAYQTSVNIGGHRFSGILYDQGPEQQSLNASPLDQHQNLNLTTIHSHDGATMAPPSSSATAAHELFFPQPRSLASFRSGVPYFSHTKP